CAGGCGGCGGCCGCGGCCCCGGCTCCTACGGGGGCGGCGGCACCCGGGGCCGCATGGGCGGCGGCGGCCGCTTCTGACCCACGCGGCACCACCGCCACCAGACGGCACCCGCACCGGAACCGGCACCGCCACCAGACGGCGGAACCCGCACCGGACATCCCCTCACCAGGAGAGACCCACATGAGCAAGCAGACCATCCTCGGCCGTGTCACCCAGCTCGCGAAGGCGAACATCAACGCCCTGCTGGACCAGGCGGAGGACCCGCAGAAGATGCTCGACCAGCTGATCCGCGACTACTCGCAGAACATCTCGGAGGCCGAGCAGGCGGTGGCCACGACCATCGGCAACCTGCGGATGCTGGAGGCCGACCACACGGAGGACGTGGAGGCCGCCGCCGAATGGGGCGGCAAGGCCCTCGCGGCCAGCCGCAAGGCTGACGAGCTGCGCGCGTCCGGCGCGGCGGCGGAGGCGGACCGGTTCGACAACCTCGCGAAGGTGGCCCTGGGCCGGCAGATGCAGTCGGAGAAGGAGGCGCAGACGGCCGAGCCGGTGATCGCCGCCCAGACGGAGGTCGTGGACAAGCTCAAGACGGGCCTGAACTCGATGCGCGACAAGCTGACGGAGCTCCAGGGCAAGCGGGACGAGCTGATGTCCCGGGCCAAGACGGCGCAGGCGCAAAACACGATGCTGGACGCGGTGAAGAACATCAACGTCCTGGACCCGACGAGCGAGCTCAGCCGCTTCGAGGAGAAGATCCGGCGCGAGGAGGCGATGGTCCTGGGCAAGCATGAGCTGGCGGCCTCCTCCCTGGACGCGCAGTTCGAGTCGCTGGAGGACCTCGGCAAGACCTCGGAGCTCGAGGCCCGCCTCGCCGCCCTCAAGACCCGGGCGGCCTAGACCGACAGCCCCCGCCCCCGCCCCCGCCCCCGCCCCCGACTCACCCGTACATGCTCAGCAGCTGCTCCGCCGAGAGTTCGGTGACCGCCTCCCCCGGGCCGCAGCCGGGCATGGGGAGCGGGAGCTCGAACCAGACGGTCTTGCCCCGGTGGGTGCGGCGGGTGCCCCAGCCGGCCGAGAGCAGGCCGACCAACTGGAGGCCCCGGCCGCCCTCGTCGGTGTCCCGGGCACGGCGGCGTCTGGGCTGGGCCAGGTTCGCGTCCCAGACCTCGCACACCAGGGTCCGGTCCAGCAGCAGCCGCAGCCGGATCTCGCCCTCCCCGTACCGCAGGGCGTTGGTGACGAGTTCGCTGACCAGCAGTTCCGTGGTGTCGAGCAGCCCCTCCAGGCCCCAGGCCGGCAGCTTCGCCCGGGCCAGTTCGCGGGCGCGGCCCACCGAGCGGGCCTCGCGCGGCAGCTGCCAGTCGCCGACGGCGTCCACCGGCAGCCCCTGCACCCGCGCCATCAGCAGGGCGATGTCGTCCTCGCCGTGCCGGGTGTTCAGTGTGTTCAGGACGTGGTCGCAGACCTCCTCCAGGGGGCGGGCCGGGTCCGCGACCGCGTCGCGGAGCCCGCGCAGGCCCTCCTCCAGGGGGTGGTCGCGGGACTCGACCAGTCCGTCGGTGTAGAGGGCCAGCAGCGCGCCCTCGGGGAGTTCCACCTCGACCTCCTCGAAGGGTTCGCCGCCGACCCCCAGCGGCATCCCGGTCGGGATCTCCAGCAGCAGCCCGGGGCGCGGCTCGGCGCCCTCCTCGGCCGGTTCGACCAGCACGGGCGGCATGTGGCCCGCGTTGGCGATGGTGCAGCGCCGGGTCACCGGGTCGTAGACGGCGTACACGCACGTGGCGAGGTACACCTCGGAGCGGTCGGCGTCGCGGGAGTGCAGGGCCGCGCGGGAGGCCTGCTGGCCGCCGCCGGAGGCGCCGAGGCCCCGCGCGACCTCGTCGAGGGCGGTGAGCACCTCCGCCGGTTCGAGGTCCAGCAGCGCGAGGGTGCGTACGGCGGTGCGCAGTTCGCCCATGGCGACGGCGGCCCGCAGCCCGCGGCCCATGACGTCGCCGACGACGAGGGCGGTGCGGTGCCCGGGCAGTTCGATGACGTCGAACCAGTCGCCGCCGACCTCGGTGGCCGCGTTGCCCGGCAGGTACCGGCAGGCGATGTCCAGCCCGGCGGCCTCCGGGTCGCCGGGGGGCAGCAGGCTGCGCTGGAGGATCAGCGCCCGCTCGTGCTCGCGGCGGTACAGGCGGGCGTTGTCGATGCATACGGCGGCCCGTGCGGCCAGTTCTACGGCGACGGCCCGGTCGCGCTCGCCGAAGGGCTCGCTGCCCTTGGTGCGGGAGAACTGGGCGAGGCCCACCACCGTGTCGTGGGCGACCATCGGCACGATCAGCGTGGACTGTACGAGCTCGTCCGGCCCGCTTCCTTCGACGAGCCGGGTCCGGGCCGTGCGCAGGGCCATCGCGCCGGGGGAGGCGGCCGGGTAGCGGTGGGTCTCCCCCACGGCGACCAGCGCGCCGGGCCCCGACAGCGGGGCGTCGGACACGGCGGAGGCGAAGGCCACCCGCCGCAGCGGCGCGGAGGGGGCGCGCCGGGCCCCCTGCCCGGGCAGGGAGGGCAGCCCGGGGCCGTGCGGACGGGCGGGCCGGTCGTCGTCTCCGAGCAGCAGCCCCTGGTAGAGGTCGACGGCGGCCAGGTCGCAGAAGCCGGGGACGGTGACGTCGAGGAGTTCGCGGGCGGTGGTCTCCAGGTCGAGGGAGTTCCCGATGCGGTGGCCGGCC
The Streptomyces sp. NBC_00091 genome window above contains:
- a CDS encoding PspA/IM30 family protein, which codes for MSKQTILGRVTQLAKANINALLDQAEDPQKMLDQLIRDYSQNISEAEQAVATTIGNLRMLEADHTEDVEAAAEWGGKALAASRKADELRASGAAAEADRFDNLAKVALGRQMQSEKEAQTAEPVIAAQTEVVDKLKTGLNSMRDKLTELQGKRDELMSRAKTAQAQNTMLDAVKNINVLDPTSELSRFEEKIRREEAMVLGKHELAASSLDAQFESLEDLGKTSELEARLAALKTRAA
- a CDS encoding SpoIIE family protein phosphatase → MPAQTHQARVPGEPLHDSLWHSSPPGSIYDYIKVASFSIGPDGLIDQWSLRAEELFGLGAAQAVGRDPVDAFMPPELRADGHRKVAEILDGKEWTGLIPFRIPGGNGAHGVAEIYVMPTQTESAERAALCVVVDVRALRRIESDLAASQAIFGQSPFGFLLFGTDLTVQRANRRFATVFGGAVEEHRGRTVHDYLPPHEADRMAEALRRVLETGESVTDLRITGATPGCRDDRHWSINLYRVHDGTGRPIGIAGLGTDVTRRHLAAREAAGVRRNLALLNEAGHRIGNSLDLETTARELLDVTVPGFCDLAAVDLYQGLLLGDDDRPARPHGPGLPSLPGQGARRAPSAPLRRVAFASAVSDAPLSGPGALVAVGETHRYPAASPGAMALRTARTRLVEGSGPDELVQSTLIVPMVAHDTVVGLAQFSRTKGSEPFGERDRAVAVELAARAAVCIDNARLYRREHERALILQRSLLPPGDPEAAGLDIACRYLPGNAATEVGGDWFDVIELPGHRTALVVGDVMGRGLRAAVAMGELRTAVRTLALLDLEPAEVLTALDEVARGLGASGGGQQASRAALHSRDADRSEVYLATCVYAVYDPVTRRCTIANAGHMPPVLVEPAEEGAEPRPGLLLEIPTGMPLGVGGEPFEEVEVELPEGALLALYTDGLVESRDHPLEEGLRGLRDAVADPARPLEEVCDHVLNTLNTRHGEDDIALLMARVQGLPVDAVGDWQLPREARSVGRARELARAKLPAWGLEGLLDTTELLVSELVTNALRYGEGEIRLRLLLDRTLVCEVWDANLAQPRRRRARDTDEGGRGLQLVGLLSAGWGTRRTHRGKTVWFELPLPMPGCGPGEAVTELSAEQLLSMYG